Proteins from a genomic interval of Anabrus simplex isolate iqAnaSimp1 chromosome 13, ASM4041472v1, whole genome shotgun sequence:
- the LOC136884770 gene encoding cuticle protein 21-like — protein sequence MRFLLQIVILAALVAVARAGILGAPAVYAPGAPLAARAYAAPAIAAAPLGLARAAYAAPIARAVAAPVAAAIDTDYDPNPSYSYSYDVQDALTGDSKGQQESRQGDVVQGSYSLVEPDGTTRTVEYTADPVNGFNAVVHRGPAVAPVAAVAAPAVARVAAPIGLAAPGLGYAGHLAAKGLIG from the coding sequence ATGCGATTTCTCCTACAGATCGTCATCCTCGCTGCCCTCGTGGCCGTCGCTAGGGCTGGTATCCTTGGCGCCCCCGCCGTCTACGCTCCTGGAGCTCCTCTGGCCGCCCGTGCCTACGCCGCCCCTGCCATCGCTGCCGCTCCCCTTGGTCTTGCCCGCGCTGCCTACGCCGCCCCCATCGCCAGGGCCGTAGCTGCTCCCGTTGCCGCTGCCATTGACACCGACTACGACCCCAACCCAAGCTACAGCTACTCCTACGATGTCCAGGATGCTCTGACCGGAGACTCCAAGGGACAGCAGGAGAGCCGTCAAGGAGATGTTGTCCAGGGTAGCTACAGCCTGGTTGAGCCTGACGGCACCACCCGTACCGTAGAATACACCGCTGACCCCGTCAACGGATTCAACGCCGTCGTACACAGAGGACCCGCTGTCGCCCCCGTAGCTGCTGTCGCCGCCCCTGCTGTCGCCAGGGTAGCCGCCCCCATCGGTCTTGCCGCCCCTGGCTTGGGTTACGCCGGACACCTCGCTGCCAAGGGTCTCATTGGTTAA
- the LOC136884769 gene encoding cuticle protein 21-like, whose product MAFKLIVFAALVAVARAGILGAPAVYAPGAPLAARAYAHAPVAYAAPAIAHAAPVAVAHAAPVAVDTYDPHPQYSFSYGVQDAHTGDSKNQQETRDGDVVQGSYSLAESDGTIRTVEYTADPVNGFNAVVHKTPAQAPVAVAHAAPAIAAAPIARYAAPIARYAAPAIAAAPIARYAAPAIAAAPIARYAAPAIAAAPIASYAAAPALAYGAGLGYGLGGHLAAKGLIG is encoded by the exons ATGGCATTCAAG CTTATCGTCTTCGCCGCTCTCGTGGCCGTCGCTAGGGCTGGTATCCTGGGTGCTCCCGCCGTCTATGCCCCCGGTGCTCCCCTGGCAGCTCGTGCCTATGCTCACGCACCTGTAGCCTATGCCGCCCCCGCTATCGCTCACGCCGCCCCCGTCGCTGTAGCACATGCTGCTCCTGTTGCCGTCGACACATACGACCCTCACCCCCAGTACAGCTTCTCCTATGGAGTCCAGGACGCCCACACCGGAGACTCCAAGAACCAGCAGGAGACTCGTGATGGAGATGTTGTCCAGGGTAGCTACAGCCTGGCTGAATCCGACGGCACCATCCGTACTGTAGAGTACACCGCTGATCCCGTCAACGGATTCAACGCCGTCGTACACAAGACCCCGGCCCAGGCTCCCGTAGCTGTCGCTCACGCCGCCCCTGCCATCGCTGCTGCCCCCATTGCTAGATATGCTGCTCCCATTGCCAGATACGCCGCCCCTGCTATCGCTGCAGCCCCCATTGCTAGATATGCTGCTCCTGCTATTGCTGCAGCCCCCATTGCCCGATACGCCGCCCCTGCTATCGCTGCTGCTCCCATTGCTAGTTACGCTGCCGCCCCAGCTTTGGCCTACGGCGCTGGTCTGGGATACGGTCTCGGTGGACACCTCGCCGCCAAGGGACTGATTGGTTAA